A window of the Sabethes cyaneus chromosome 1, idSabCyanKW18_F2, whole genome shotgun sequence genome harbors these coding sequences:
- the LOC128733143 gene encoding GTP-binding protein 2, with protein sequence MDSFFDLFDPTASSSSSSGSGMGDNNNTNNEDDDYGSLLPLEAFLLKNQSGQQPQPIPERALNLHRQQPMMVDQRYSPSSPTIIDFDLDILPPEPQLGNIEYKLKLINPSKQRFEHLVTQMKWRLREGNGEAIYEIGVSDSGQLHGLSETDMSCSLHTLNQMARKLGASTSVLRRKMLSAGRSVVEVLVRKIPDDQHNIEVRVAVLGGAGAGKSTLLGVLTQGEYDNGRGRARLNMFRHMHEIQTGRTSCISHETLGFDHQGNVINYKYNEMMTAEEISDRSTKLVTFMDLAGHRRYLKTTVQALSGYSPHHALIVVAAGSNISNMTHEHLAIVHALDMPFSIVVTKLDLVPPDDILFELKTLLTAVGYRKVPYLISNEDDVLNANAHQSMEQIVPIFCVSNVTGDGLDLLTKYLYVLSPGISNSEKERLEQEPIEFQIDEIFKVAGVGPVVGGLLCMGVLTENIQVRIGPLQDGTFYPITVQTIHRNKAPCRVVRAGQSASLSFYSTDDLPPLRSGMVILPDYDENENAFGSFFFQARVSVLFHATRIYKGFQTTVHIGSIRQTAIIEGIMGVGTDGISTNQTASVLFRFVRHPEYVRPGMRILFREGTSKGVGKVTQVFPLNVKLN encoded by the exons ATGGATTCCTTTTTCGATCTATTCGATCCGACCGCGTCGTCGTCCTCATCTTCCGGCAGCGGAATGGGCGACAACAACAACACTAACAATGAAGACGACGATTACGGGTCGCTGCTTCCGCTGGAGGCTTTTCTGCTGAAGAATCAATCGGGTCAGCAGCCGCAGCCAATCCCCGAGAGAGCCCTCAACCTGCACCGACAACAGCCAATGATGGTTGACCAGCGATATTCGCCCTCGTCGCCCACGATCATTGATTTCGATCTGGATATTCTGCCACCCGAGCCGCAACTGGGCAACAtcgagtacaaactgaaactaATCAATCCCTCGAAGCAGCGCTTCGAACATCTGGTGACCCAGATGAAGTGGCGCCTGCGAGAAGGCAACGGGGAAGCGATATACGAAATCGGCGTCTCCGATTCGGGTCAGTTGCATGGGCTGAGCGAAACGGACATGTCTTGCTCGCTGCACACGCTCAACCAGATGGCGCGAAAGTTGGGCGCTTCGACGTCGGTTCTGCGAAGAAAAATGCTCTCAGCCGGACGGTCCGTCGTTGAGGTACTCGTTCGGAAGATCCCGGACGACCAGCACAACATTGAAGTGCGCGTCGCCGTACTGGGAGGTGCCGGTGCCGGTAAATCGACCCTCCTGGGAGTGCTGACACAGGGCGAGTACGACAACGGAAGAGGCCGGGCGCGACTTAACATGTTCCGTCACATGCACGAGATACAAACCGGCCGAACTTCCTGCATCTCTCACGAGACACTAGGATTCGATCATCAGGGTAACGTAATCAACTACAAGTACAATGAGATGATGACAGCTGAGGAGATAAGCGACCGCTCGACAAAGCTGGTCACCTTTATGGATTTGGCCGGACACCGTCGCTACCTGAAAACAACTGTCCAAGCACTGTCGGGCTATTCGCCGCATCACGCCCTGATAGTGGTGGCAGCTGGAAGCAATATTAGCAATATGACCCATGAGCATCTGGCCATTGTTCACGCACTGGATATGCCGTTTTCGATAGTGGTCACCAAGCTAGACCTGGTTCCACCGGATGACATCTTGTTCGAGCTGAAAACTCTGCTAACTGCCGTGGGATATCGTAAAGTGCCATACCTGATTAGCAACGAAGATGACGTGTTGAACGCGAATGCACACCAAAGCATGGAACAAATTGTTCCGATTTTCTGTGTATCGAATGTCACCGGCGACGGGTTGGACTTGTTGACCAAGTACCTGTACGTTCTGTCGCCCGGTATAAGCAATTCCGAAAAGGAACGACTCGAGCAAGAGCCAATCGAGTTTCAGATTGACGAAATTTTTAAAGTAGCCGGCGTTGGACCCGTCGTCGGTGGTTTACTCTGTATGGGCGTTCTGACGGAAAACATACAGGTTCGTATCGGACCCTTGCAAGATGGAACATTCTATCCAATCACGGTACAAACCATTCACCGCAATAAGGCACCATGTCGAGTGGTACGCGCAGGCCAAAGTGCTTCGCTTTCGTTTTATTCTACTGATGATTTACCACCGCTGCGCAGTGGCATGGTTATCCTGCCGGATTACGACGAAAATGAAAACGCTTTCGGGTCGTTCTTCTTCCAG GCTCGGGTGTCGGTTCTCTTCCATGCGACGCGCATCTACAAAGGCTTCCAGACGACGGTGCACATCGGTAGCATCCGGCAGACGGCCATCATCGAGGGCATCATGGGTGTCGGTACCGATGGGATCTCAACCAACCAGACGGCTTCGGTGCTGTTCCGCTTCGTACGCCATCCGGAGTACGTTCGGCCAGGCATGCGGATACTGTTTCGCGAGGGCACCTCCAAGGGTGTCGGCAAGGTGACGCAAGTGTTCCCGCTTAACGTGAAGCTGAACTAA
- the LOC128733160 gene encoding tubulin beta chain-like, with amino-acid sequence MREIVHLQAGQCGNQIGSKFWEIISDEHGIDPTGHYHGDNDLQLERIDVYYTEVNGNKYVPRAVLVDLEPGTMDSVRQSPYGALFRPDNFVYGQSGAGNNWAKGHYTEGAELVDNVLEVIRKESEACDCLQGFQLAHSLGGGTGSGMGTLLISKIREEYPDRIMNTFSVVPSPKVSDTVVEPYNATLSIHQLVENTDETFCIDNEALYDICFRTLKLTSPTYGDLNHLVSVTMSGVTTCLRFPGQLNADLRKLAVNMVPFPRLHFFMPGFAPLTAKGSQQYRALTVPELTAQMFDSKNMMTACDPRHGRYLTCAAIFRGVMSMKEVDQQMFNIQSKNSSYFVEWIPNNVKVAVCDIAPRGLKMSATFIGNTTAIQEIFKRISEQFTAMFRRKAFLHWYTGEGMDEMEFTEAESNMNDLISEYQQYQDASVEDYEDGEEVVDEEEQQQVE; translated from the exons TTCTGGGAAATCATCTCGGACGAACATGGGATTGATCCGACCGGGCATTATCACGGTGACAATGACCTCCAGCTGGAACGAATCGACGTGTACTACACGGAGGTCAATGGAAACAAGTACGTACCGCGTGCCGTCCTCGTTGACCTGGAACCCGGCACAATGGACTCGGTTCGACAGTCTCCCTATGGGGCTCTCTTTCGGCCAGACAATTTCGTCTATGGACAGTCAGGGGCAG GTAACAACTGGGCCAAGGGTCACTACACAGAGGGTGCCGAACTGGTCGACAACGTATTGGAAGTGATACGAAAAGAATCGGAGGCCTGCGATTGTTTACAGGGATTCCAGCTGGCACACTCGCTCGGTggaggaaccggttccggaatGGGAACGCTGCTAATATCGAAGATTCGGGAAGAATACCCGGACAGAATCATGAACACATTCTCCGTCGTGCCGTCACCCAAG GTTTCGGACACAGTCGTAGAGCCGTACAATGCCACACTGTCCATCCATCAGTTGGTTGAAAACACCGACGAGACGTTCTGTATCGACAATGAGGCACTCTACGATATTTGCTTCCGCACACTGAAGCTCACCTCACCGACCTACGGTGACCTGAATCATCTAGTCTCT GTCACAATGTCGGGCGTGACCACGTGTCTGCGCTTCCCCGGTCAGCTGAATGCGGATCTACGTAAGCTGGCCGTCAACATGGTTCCATTCCCGCGACTGCACTTCTTCATGCCCGGTTTTGCTCCGCTAACGGCGAAGGGTTCGCAGCAGTATCGCGCCCTCACAGTTCCCGAACTTACCGCACAGATGTTTGATTCTAAGAACATGATGACAGCCTGCGATCCCCGGCATGGACGCTATCTAACCTGTGCTGCCATTTTCCGAG GTGTCATGTCGATGAAGGAAGTCGACCAGCAAATGTTCAACATCCAAAGCAAGAACAGCAGCTATTTCGTCGAATGGATTCCGAACAACGTGAAGGTGGCCGTGTGCGATATTGCCCCACGCGGTCTGAAGATGTCGGCGACTTTCATCGGCAACACCACTGCCATCCAGGAGATCTTCAAGCGCATCTCCGAACAGTTCACGGCCATGTTCAGACGGAAGGCCTTCCTGCACTGGTACACCGGCGAGGGTATGGACGAGATGGAGTTTACAGAAGCCGAATCGAACATGAACGATTTGATTTCGGAATACCAACAGTATCAGGATGCTTCCGTCGAGGATTACGAGGATGGCGAGGAGGTGGTTGACGAAGAGGAGCAGCAGCAGGTGGAATAG